One region of Pseudomonas glycinae genomic DNA includes:
- the tssM gene encoding type VI secretion system membrane subunit TssM produces MKKFFKKVGAFLRQTWVWTLLLVLFVALLVWFVGPLLAVDDYKFWESATSRLLTISVLFLIWGLTMVFVSWRAGIRKKAVEETEDGQDRIRREELIDEEQKELKERFKDALKTLKTSSLYRGRSERWRNDLPWYLLIGPQASGKTSLLDFSGLEFPINKIDRKLTRDTHGTRHCDWYFADHGVLIDTAGRYLTQPDAEVDGSAWTTLLELLRKRRRGRPLNGVLVTIPVETLTGGSEQDIETLARQVRARLQDVYQKLHVDVPVYLVLSKADKLLGFDEFFDQLTREESDQVLGTSFRKDQVGTDVTVLRNEFEELLRRLNSQVIMRMHSERDTQRRGRILDFPHQMGQIGERLCLLVDMAFTGNRYQRATQLRGFYLTSAPHLTQEMDSTTAGIGASLGMSAGVLPTLRSGRSRFIHHLLSRVIFPEADLAGLDKRERSRIHWGQRALYVGALGALVLFGMLWAGGFSANYERLENLRNLAQNWTQQRTALSPRDDAMGALKTLDTSYAATQVFPKKGDAAYHERMGLYQGQDVNPVVKEAYERELEKQLLPRVATMLEGQIRANMKDREKLINSLRAYLMLNMKDRRDAAWLKDWIAADWSQRYTGNTAVQNGLNTHLERLLQQPFIYPLNEQLVTQARQVLRSESLATVVYRMLREQARNLPDYRFSQHLGPQGSLFIGTEYVIPGFYTQTGYQQYFSVQGASLVTDILRDNWVLGEGAGISDMDLRRLMVELEQLYFRDYANYWSEAVGQVALPPISDAGEGAEQLAGLTSANSPVLALLTEVRENTRFPAAADPVDEAGDAADALAGQKGKLGKVGKLAAAAADKASALNVAKNLPDTAKKSLQRRFEPLHKLLDDNNGPAADLTPAFTALNDLQLQLAGLARSSTPEQAAFELAKTRMSGQRDALTNLRNASGRLPRPLSVWFNVLAEDSWRLVLNDAYQYLNGRYQNELYSVYGKTINKRYPFSASSTSDVAISDFREFFRAQGTIDRFFDSYMRPFVSGDPGNYRMRSIDGRSLPVSKVFLDQMAAALNIRQSFFSINPAEPTVQFKLEPYTLDPAVSRSEFKFGDKTMEYRHGPILPMSFKWPTDAEDGRTSLVMDKMAGRPIGIEKNSGPWSLFRLFDLMQTEYLTGRDVLVLKADVGGLRANYLLTSQRTPNPFDMGVLRTFRMPVQL; encoded by the coding sequence ATGAAAAAGTTTTTCAAGAAAGTCGGCGCCTTCCTGCGCCAGACCTGGGTCTGGACCTTGCTGCTGGTGCTGTTCGTGGCGCTGCTGGTGTGGTTCGTCGGCCCGTTGTTGGCAGTGGATGACTACAAGTTCTGGGAAAGCGCGACCTCGCGTCTGCTGACCATCAGCGTGCTGTTCCTGATCTGGGGCCTGACCATGGTCTTCGTCAGCTGGCGCGCCGGGATCCGCAAGAAAGCCGTCGAAGAAACCGAAGACGGCCAGGACCGTATCCGCCGCGAAGAGTTGATCGACGAAGAGCAGAAAGAGTTGAAGGAGCGTTTCAAGGACGCCCTGAAAACCCTCAAGACTTCGAGCCTGTATCGCGGCCGCAGCGAGCGCTGGCGCAATGACTTGCCGTGGTACTTGCTGATCGGCCCGCAGGCCAGCGGCAAGACCAGCCTGCTGGACTTCTCCGGGCTGGAATTCCCGATCAACAAGATTGACCGCAAGCTGACCCGTGACACCCACGGCACCCGTCATTGCGACTGGTACTTCGCCGATCACGGTGTACTGATCGACACCGCCGGCCGCTACCTGACCCAGCCGGATGCGGAAGTCGACGGCAGCGCCTGGACCACCCTGCTGGAGCTGCTGCGCAAGCGTCGTCGCGGTCGTCCGCTGAACGGCGTGCTGGTGACCATTCCGGTGGAAACCCTGACCGGTGGCAGCGAACAGGACATCGAAACCCTGGCCCGTCAGGTGCGTGCGCGTCTGCAAGACGTCTATCAGAAGCTGCACGTCGATGTGCCGGTGTATCTGGTGCTGAGCAAGGCCGACAAGCTGCTGGGCTTCGACGAGTTCTTCGATCAACTGACCCGCGAAGAAAGCGATCAGGTGCTGGGTACCAGTTTCCGCAAGGATCAGGTCGGCACCGACGTGACGGTACTGCGCAACGAGTTCGAAGAGCTGCTGCGTCGCCTCAACAGCCAGGTGATCATGCGCATGCACTCCGAGCGCGACACCCAGCGCCGTGGCCGCATCCTCGACTTCCCGCACCAGATGGGCCAGATCGGCGAGCGTCTGTGCCTGCTGGTCGACATGGCGTTCACCGGCAACCGCTACCAGCGTGCGACGCAACTGCGTGGTTTCTACCTGACCAGCGCACCGCACCTGACTCAGGAAATGGATTCGACCACCGCCGGCATCGGCGCGAGTCTGGGCATGAGCGCCGGCGTGTTGCCGACCCTGCGCAGCGGTCGTTCGCGTTTCATCCATCACTTGCTTAGCCGGGTGATTTTCCCCGAGGCCGATCTGGCCGGTCTGGACAAGCGCGAACGCAGCCGCATCCACTGGGGCCAGCGTGCGTTGTACGTCGGCGCACTGGGTGCGCTGGTGCTGTTCGGCATGCTCTGGGCCGGTGGTTTCTCGGCCAACTACGAGCGCCTGGAAAACCTGCGCAATCTGGCGCAGAACTGGACTCAGCAGCGTACGGCACTGTCGCCGCGCGATGACGCCATGGGCGCACTGAAAACCCTCGACACCAGCTACGCTGCCACCCAGGTGTTCCCGAAAAAAGGCGACGCGGCGTACCACGAACGGATGGGGCTGTATCAGGGCCAGGACGTCAATCCGGTGGTCAAGGAGGCTTACGAGCGCGAGCTTGAAAAGCAACTGCTGCCACGCGTCGCGACGATGCTTGAAGGCCAGATCCGCGCCAACATGAAGGACCGCGAAAAGCTGATCAACAGCTTGCGCGCGTACCTGATGCTGAACATGAAGGATCGTCGTGACGCGGCATGGCTCAAGGACTGGATCGCGGCTGACTGGTCGCAGCGCTACACCGGCAACACCGCAGTGCAGAACGGTCTGAACACGCACCTTGAGCGTCTGTTGCAGCAGCCGTTTATCTATCCGCTCAACGAGCAGCTGGTGACTCAGGCGCGTCAGGTGCTGCGCAGCGAATCGCTGGCGACCGTGGTTTACCGCATGCTCCGCGAGCAGGCGCGCAACCTGCCGGACTACCGTTTCAGCCAGCACCTCGGGCCGCAGGGCTCGCTGTTCATCGGCACTGAATACGTGATTCCGGGCTTCTACACCCAGACCGGTTATCAGCAGTATTTCTCGGTCCAAGGCGCGTCGCTGGTGACCGACATCCTGCGCGACAACTGGGTGCTGGGCGAAGGCGCGGGCATCAGCGACATGGACTTGCGTCGCCTGATGGTCGAGCTGGAGCAACTGTACTTCCGCGACTACGCCAATTACTGGAGCGAAGCCGTTGGCCAGGTGGCGCTGCCGCCGATCAGCGATGCCGGTGAAGGAGCCGAGCAACTGGCGGGCCTGACCTCGGCCAACTCGCCGGTGCTGGCGCTGCTGACCGAAGTGCGTGAGAACACCCGTTTCCCGGCCGCTGCCGATCCGGTGGACGAGGCGGGTGACGCGGCTGATGCGCTGGCCGGACAGAAAGGCAAACTGGGCAAGGTCGGCAAACTCGCCGCGGCGGCAGCGGACAAGGCCTCGGCCTTGAACGTGGCGAAGAACCTGCCGGACACCGCCAAAAAGTCGCTGCAACGTCGCTTCGAGCCGTTGCACAAGTTGCTCGACGACAACAACGGCCCGGCCGCTGACCTGACCCCGGCCTTCACCGCGCTCAACGACCTGCAACTGCAACTGGCGGGCCTTGCCCGTTCCAGCACGCCGGAGCAGGCCGCGTTCGAACTGGCCAAGACCCGCATGAGCGGCCAGCGTGATGCGCTGACCAACCTGCGCAATGCGTCCGGTCGTCTGCCGCGTCCGCTGAGCGTGTGGTTCAACGTGCTGGCCGAAGACTCGTGGCGCCTGGTGCTCAACGATGCCTACCAGTACCTGAACGGCCGTTATCAGAACGAGCTGTACAGCGTGTATGGCAAGACGATCAACAAGCGTTACCCGTTCAGCGCCTCGAGCACCAGCGATGTGGCGATCAGCGATTTCCGCGAGTTCTTCCGGGCTCAAGGCACCATCGACCGCTTCTTCGACAGCTACATGCGTCCGTTCGTCAGCGGTGATCCGGGCAACTACCGGATGCGCAGCATCGACGGTCGCAGCCTGCCGGTGTCGAAGGTGTTCCTCGACCAGATGGCGGCGGCCCTGAACATTCGCCAGAGCTTCTTCTCGATCAACCCGGCCGAACCGACCGTGCAGTTCAAACTTGAGCCGTACACCCTCGATCCGGCGGTCAGCCGTTCCGAGTTCAAGTTCGGCGACAAGACCATGGAGTACCGCCACGGTCCGATCCTGCCCATGAGCTTCAAGTGGCCGACCGATGCTGAAGACGGTCGCACCAGCCTGGTCATGGACAAGATGGCCGGGCGCCCGATCGGCATCGAGAAGAACTCCGGCCCGTGGTCGCTGTTCCGTCTGTTCGACCTGATGCAGACCGAGTACCTGACCGGTCGCGACGTGCTGGTGCTGAAAGCCGACGTGGGTGGCCTGCGCGCCAACTACCTGCTGACCAGCCAGCGCACGCCGAACCCGTTCGACATGGGCGTGCTGCGCACCTTCCGTATGCCGGTGCAGCTCTGA
- a CDS encoding PP2C family protein-serine/threonine phosphatase, with the protein MLVASPWRSAARTDPGKVRSRNEDAFLDTPQHGLWVVADGMGGHQGGDIASQLIVASLAELPQHEDFDERLKAIRQCLHWLNRRLGQELTVTAGRHDSIMGSTVVALLVEGNRAACIWAGDSRCYMWRGQRLYQLSKDHSLQQQLIDEQQMSVEQAAAHPAAQALTRAVGAAEQLTLDVLELEVYPGDVFLLCSDGLYQGLSSDALGNALSLAAPHVALERLFDGALRGAARDNLTAVVIRQ; encoded by the coding sequence ATGCTGGTGGCCAGTCCCTGGCGCAGCGCGGCGCGAACCGACCCGGGCAAGGTGCGGTCGCGCAACGAAGATGCCTTCCTCGACACCCCGCAGCATGGGCTGTGGGTGGTCGCGGACGGCATGGGCGGTCATCAGGGGGGCGACATCGCCAGCCAGTTGATCGTCGCCAGCCTGGCTGAACTGCCGCAACACGAGGACTTCGACGAACGCCTCAAAGCCATCCGCCAGTGCCTGCACTGGCTGAACCGGCGCCTGGGGCAGGAGTTGACCGTCACCGCCGGGCGCCACGACAGCATCATGGGCAGCACCGTCGTGGCGCTGCTGGTGGAAGGCAACCGTGCGGCCTGCATCTGGGCCGGCGACAGCCGTTGCTACATGTGGCGCGGGCAGCGGTTATATCAGCTGTCGAAGGATCACTCGCTGCAGCAACAACTGATCGACGAGCAACAGATGAGCGTCGAACAGGCAGCGGCGCACCCGGCGGCCCAGGCCTTGACCCGGGCGGTCGGAGCGGCGGAACAACTGACCCTGGATGTGCTGGAGCTTGAGGTGTATCCGGGCGATGTGTTCCTGCTGTGCAGCGATGGTTTGTATCAAGGCCTGAGCAGCGATGCCCTCGGCAACGCCCTCAGCCTGGCGGCGCCGCATGTGGCGCTGGAACGTCTGTTCGACGGCGCCCTGCGTGGCGCCGCCCGCGACAATCTGACGGCCGTGGTGATCCGCCAATGA
- a CDS encoding serine/threonine-protein kinase produces MTEIESSVDDLLMSEEQANNLTYFAFAKQHNAEPALAPTKASVGELPDVLAGRYHLERLLGAGGMGAVYRARDLLHEQFGDPDPYIALKILSEEFAESPDASALLYSEFALTRRLRHDNVLRPHTFEVDTDCQRAFITMELMRGLTLDKLLCERPLGLPWKELRDIALPLLDALAYAHRRGVLHGDMKPSNVMLSEDGVRLFDFGLGQAEEGILPGLPHLSRERFNAWTPGYAAPELLEGQPLSASADLYGVACVIYELAGGKHPFRRLPSTQARDEHLDRELQAPANLPTHCWPALRTALAFDAAERTITADQLRDALGATSSWLQRLRLRA; encoded by the coding sequence ATGACTGAAATCGAATCCTCAGTCGACGACTTGCTGATGAGCGAAGAGCAGGCCAACAACCTGACCTATTTTGCTTTCGCAAAGCAGCACAACGCCGAACCCGCGCTGGCGCCGACCAAGGCCAGCGTCGGCGAACTGCCGGATGTTCTGGCAGGCCGCTACCACCTCGAGCGCCTGCTCGGGGCCGGCGGCATGGGTGCGGTTTACCGGGCCCGGGATCTGCTGCACGAACAGTTCGGCGATCCCGATCCTTACATTGCGCTGAAAATCCTCAGCGAAGAATTTGCCGAGTCGCCGGACGCCAGTGCCTTGCTCTACAGCGAGTTCGCCCTGACCCGACGCCTGCGCCACGACAACGTGCTGCGACCGCACACGTTCGAAGTGGACACCGATTGCCAGCGGGCCTTCATCACCATGGAACTCATGCGTGGCCTGACCCTGGACAAACTGCTCTGCGAGCGGCCACTGGGCCTGCCGTGGAAAGAACTGCGCGACATCGCGCTGCCGCTGCTCGACGCGCTGGCCTACGCCCACCGTCGCGGCGTGCTGCACGGTGACATGAAACCGAGCAACGTCATGCTCAGCGAAGACGGCGTGCGCCTCTTTGACTTCGGTCTCGGGCAAGCCGAGGAGGGCATCCTGCCCGGCCTGCCGCACCTGAGCCGCGAGCGCTTCAACGCCTGGACCCCGGGCTACGCCGCCCCCGAACTGCTTGAGGGCCAACCGCTGTCGGCCAGCGCGGACCTGTACGGCGTGGCCTGCGTGATCTATGAACTGGCGGGCGGCAAACACCCGTTCCGCCGCTTGCCCTCGACCCAGGCCCGTGACGAACACCTGGATCGTGAACTGCAAGCCCCGGCAAATCTGCCGACACACTGCTGGCCCGCACTGCGCACCGCGCTGGCCTTTGACGCGGCAGAGCGCACCATCACTGCCGACCAATTGCGTGACGCCTTGGGCGCCACTTCGTCCTGGCTGCAGCGTTTGCGACTGCGGGCGTAA
- a CDS encoding type VI secretion system tip protein VgrG produces the protein MFNPANETHFSLTVEDYVGDLQVLSFTGTEGISQPFRFDLELVSENPDLDLEKLLHKQAFLALDPQGSGIHGQIYRVAQGDAGKRLTRYKVSLVPQLQYLHHRTNQRIYQQMSAPKIIALILDEHGIKGNAYSFQLSQPCPDRDYCVQYDETDLHFVQRLCEEEGIHYHFQHSKKGHLLVFGDDQTVFPNLGQPTAYVQGSGMVAEEPVIKGFKLRLETRTSRTTRRDYDFEKPRLQMEAAYRPDGESTEPDLEDYDYPGRFIDRARGKFLSQRALERHRADYRQAEGRGDQTRLVSGHFMEMSDHPRSEWNDLWLLTEIFHEGKQPQVLEESVTSDTTDNKDDFHQGYRNRFLATPWDVFYRPALEHPKPRVLGSQTAMVTGPKGEEIHCDQYGRIKVQFHWDREGLADDKTSCWLRVSSSWAGDRYGAISIPRIGMEVLVTFLEGDPDQPLVTGCLYHKENPVPYALPANKTRSVFKTLSSPGGGGYNELRIEDKKGAEQIFIHAQRDWDENVEHDQKIRVGNERHDTVVKNTYTELKAEEHRTTISDRKIEARMDDHLTIGESQHVKLGTAQLTSVGKEIHIKAGDKIVIEAGTELTILGGGSFIKLDGGGVTVVGPVVKINAGGSAGSGTGIGIKPPVLPGAADKDKAGSLMDQALLNAPPEKVKPKAFFVFSE, from the coding sequence ATGTTCAACCCAGCTAACGAAACGCACTTCAGCCTGACCGTTGAAGACTACGTGGGCGACCTGCAAGTCCTGTCGTTCACCGGCACCGAAGGCATCAGCCAGCCGTTCCGTTTCGACCTGGAACTGGTCAGCGAAAACCCGGATCTGGACCTGGAAAAGCTTCTGCACAAACAGGCATTCCTCGCCCTCGATCCGCAGGGCTCTGGCATCCACGGCCAGATCTACCGCGTCGCCCAGGGCGATGCCGGCAAGCGCCTGACCCGCTACAAGGTTTCGCTGGTGCCGCAGCTGCAATACCTGCATCACCGCACCAACCAGCGCATCTACCAGCAGATGTCGGCGCCGAAAATCATCGCGCTGATCCTCGACGAGCACGGCATCAAGGGCAACGCCTACAGCTTCCAGCTCAGCCAGCCGTGCCCGGATCGCGACTACTGCGTGCAGTACGACGAAACCGACCTGCATTTCGTCCAGCGTCTGTGCGAAGAAGAAGGCATTCACTACCACTTCCAGCACAGCAAGAAAGGTCACCTGCTGGTGTTCGGTGACGACCAGACCGTGTTCCCCAACCTCGGCCAACCGACCGCGTATGTGCAGGGCAGCGGCATGGTCGCCGAAGAACCGGTGATCAAAGGCTTCAAGCTGCGCCTGGAAACCCGCACCAGCCGCACCACCCGCCGCGACTACGATTTCGAGAAACCGCGCCTGCAAATGGAGGCTGCGTACAGACCTGATGGCGAGAGCACTGAACCGGATCTGGAAGACTACGACTACCCCGGCCGTTTCATCGACCGCGCGCGCGGCAAGTTCCTCAGCCAGCGCGCCCTCGAACGCCACCGCGCCGACTACCGCCAGGCCGAAGGTCGCGGTGACCAGACCAGACTCGTCAGCGGCCACTTCATGGAAATGTCCGACCACCCGCGCAGCGAGTGGAACGACCTGTGGCTGCTCACCGAAATCTTCCACGAAGGCAAACAGCCGCAAGTCCTCGAAGAATCGGTGACCAGCGACACCACCGACAACAAGGATGACTTCCACCAGGGCTATCGCAACCGCTTCCTCGCCACCCCGTGGGACGTGTTCTACCGCCCGGCCCTCGAACACCCGAAACCCCGCGTGCTCGGCAGCCAGACCGCCATGGTCACCGGCCCGAAAGGCGAAGAAATCCACTGCGACCAATACGGCCGCATCAAAGTGCAATTCCACTGGGACCGCGAAGGCCTGGCCGACGACAAGACCAGCTGCTGGCTGCGCGTCTCCAGCTCCTGGGCCGGCGACCGCTACGGCGCCATCAGCATCCCGCGCATCGGCATGGAAGTCCTCGTCACCTTCCTCGAAGGCGACCCCGACCAGCCCCTCGTCACCGGCTGCCTGTACCACAAGGAAAACCCGGTGCCGTACGCCTTGCCGGCGAACAAAACCCGCAGCGTCTTCAAAACCCTCAGCTCCCCGGGCGGCGGTGGTTATAACGAACTGCGCATCGAAGACAAAAAAGGCGCCGAACAAATCTTCATCCACGCCCAGCGCGACTGGGATGAAAACGTCGAACACGACCAGAAGATTCGGGTCGGCAATGAACGTCACGACACGGTGGTGAAGAACACCTACACCGAACTCAAGGCTGAAGAGCACCGCACCACCATCAGCGACCGCAAGATTGAAGCGCGGATGGATGACCACCTCACTATTGGTGAGAGCCAGCATGTGAAGCTCGGGACGGCGCAACTGACCAGTGTCGGGAAAGAGATTCACATCAAGGCTGGGGACAAGATTGTCATTGAGGCGGGGACTGAGCTGACGATTCTCGGCGGCGGCAGTTTCATCAAGCTCGATGGCGGTGGTGTGACGGTGGTTGGGCCGGTGGTGAAGATTAATGCTGGCGGGTCGGCGGGGAGTGGCACCGGGATCGGGATCAAACCGCCGGTGCTGCCGGGGGCGGCGGATAAGGATAAGGCGGGGAGTTTGATGGATCAGGCGTTGTTGAATGCGCCGCCTGAGAAGGTTAAGCCGAAGGCTTTTTTTGTGTTTTCTGAGTGA